One Mycolicibacter sp. MU0083 DNA window includes the following coding sequences:
- a CDS encoding SDR family oxidoreductase, whose product MSQHLQDKVVVVTGAGGGFGKLIAEKCAAGGARVVGVDIGAQALEDVFDGIREAGGSGTYQVADVTDMDQMKAVVQHAVQTFGAVDVIVNNAGVMPLAYFADHEKAWQQWHRAIDINIKGVVNGISAVYDQMIEQGRGHVVNISSIYGNAGVAGSGVYSATKAAVAVLSDSLRSEAKGKIKVTTVKPTGVLGTNLGKGVVNGAAIMGIVGSRGESYMQSVTAFAQGNLTAEQTDIDSVQYWLITPEDLAEAVVHVIDQPWGISISDITVRASGEDYIY is encoded by the coding sequence ATGTCGCAACACCTGCAGGACAAAGTCGTCGTCGTCACCGGCGCCGGTGGCGGATTCGGCAAGCTGATCGCCGAGAAGTGCGCCGCGGGAGGAGCACGCGTCGTCGGAGTGGACATCGGCGCGCAGGCACTCGAGGACGTGTTCGACGGGATTCGCGAGGCGGGCGGGTCCGGCACCTATCAGGTCGCCGACGTCACCGACATGGACCAGATGAAAGCCGTCGTGCAGCACGCGGTGCAGACGTTCGGCGCGGTCGACGTGATCGTCAACAACGCCGGCGTGATGCCCCTGGCCTACTTCGCGGACCACGAAAAGGCGTGGCAACAGTGGCATCGCGCGATCGACATCAACATCAAGGGTGTGGTGAACGGCATCTCGGCCGTCTACGACCAGATGATCGAGCAGGGCCGCGGACACGTCGTCAACATCTCGTCCATCTACGGCAACGCCGGCGTGGCGGGATCGGGCGTCTACAGCGCCACCAAAGCCGCGGTGGCGGTGCTGTCGGACTCGCTGCGCAGCGAGGCCAAAGGCAAGATCAAGGTGACCACCGTCAAGCCGACCGGTGTGCTGGGCACCAACCTGGGCAAGGGGGTCGTCAACGGCGCCGCGATCATGGGCATCGTCGGTTCCCGCGGCGAGAGCTACATGCAGTCGGTCACCGCGTTCGCCCAGGGAAATCTCACCGCCGAGCAGACCGACATCGATTCGGTGCAGTACTGGCTGATCACGCCCGAAGATCTCGCCGAGGCGGTGGTGCATGTCATCGACCAGCCCTGGGGCATCAGCATCAGCGACATCACGGTGCGCGCGAGCGGCGAAGACTACATCTACTGA